From one Zhongshania sp. R06B22 genomic stretch:
- a CDS encoding gamma-glutamylcyclotransferase family protein, which produces MTSCYFAYGSNMNPARMRARGLDFVKAESATLPGFRLVFNKQSHCRPSVAYANVKPSSNRQVEGVLYTLAKADELDLMDHYEGTPVRYSRECLYVVTATGPRSSWIYVANPAFVNDSLLPESSYLEHLLAGRDFLSADYMQMLMRHESILSEPILGEEGLLRNA; this is translated from the coding sequence ATGACTTCTTGCTATTTTGCTTATGGCTCTAATATGAATCCTGCTCGTATGCGGGCGCGGGGCTTAGACTTTGTAAAGGCTGAGTCGGCCACCTTGCCGGGATTTCGACTGGTTTTTAATAAGCAGTCGCACTGCCGGCCCAGCGTTGCCTATGCGAATGTTAAGCCGTCCAGTAATCGTCAGGTCGAGGGTGTCCTGTATACCTTGGCCAAGGCCGATGAATTAGATTTGATGGATCACTATGAGGGAACTCCCGTGCGTTATAGCCGAGAGTGCCTCTATGTTGTGACCGCTACTGGCCCGCGTTCAAGCTGGATCTACGTGGCTAATCCTGCATTTGTCAACGATAGCTTATTGCCTGAAAGCAGCTATCTTGAGCACCTGCTGGCAGGGCGCGATTTTTTGTCTGCGGATTACATGCAAATGCTGATGCGCCATGAGAGTATTTTGTCTGAGCCGATTCTTGGCGAAGAGGGTTTGCTGCGAAATGCCTGA
- a CDS encoding elongation factor P hydroxylase — protein sequence MPDALLATPYRRADADIICSIFESCFWRDMQTRLVAGGDEPLYLPADSCCDYHQIIFRSDYAASALHEAAHWCIAGAQRRQQVDYGYWYEPDGRGAAQQRIFESVEVRPQAIEWLFSVAAGRQFRVSLDNLGGDDIDPFPFQLAVWQTVHYYLANGLPPRAACFWGALRKHFDSGHATDASYYTLGKLK from the coding sequence ATGCCTGATGCTCTATTGGCAACTCCCTATAGACGGGCTGACGCCGACATAATCTGCTCAATCTTCGAATCTTGCTTTTGGCGCGACATGCAAACCCGCCTGGTGGCTGGGGGCGACGAGCCTCTGTATCTCCCTGCCGATTCATGTTGTGACTACCATCAAATCATTTTTCGGTCTGACTACGCGGCGAGCGCGCTCCACGAGGCCGCCCACTGGTGCATTGCTGGGGCGCAGCGGCGGCAGCAGGTCGATTATGGCTATTGGTATGAACCCGATGGTCGCGGTGCGGCGCAACAGCGCATATTTGAATCGGTAGAGGTCAGGCCGCAAGCGATTGAATGGCTATTTAGTGTCGCGGCTGGGCGCCAATTTCGTGTTAGCCTCGACAACTTGGGTGGCGATGATATTGATCCATTTCCATTTCAGTTAGCGGTATGGCAAACCGTTCATTACTATCTTGCGAATGGACTGCCGCCGCGCGCGGCGTGCTTTTGGGGCGCTCTGCGAAAGCACTTCGATTCGGGGCACGCCACTGATGCCTCTTATTACACGCTGGGAAAGTTAAAGTAG
- a CDS encoding 4-phosphoerythronate dehydrogenase has translation MKILVDENIPAAVACFSQFGDVQQISGRQLSNTDIGDAEVLIVRSVTKVNEALLAGTGVQFVGSTTIGTDHLDLSYLGSAGVRVCNAPGSNAESVVDYVMSAICRIDNLLERLLMGESVGIVGFGNVGQRLARRLDALGIAWRAYDPLLDPASSPGLTSLNDVLKSSLLCLHAPLTRDGPYPSYHMINADQLAAMPKDGVLLNAGRGEVIATEALLALRDKRADISLVLDVWEGEPEFPAALASSCRIATPHIAGYSADGKLTGLKMVAAELADFLGLSLSPFAIPANMAKVKPVSCDGANVADFIRRAVTSVYDVESDAARFRRIIDAIDRGQQFDLLRKNYPVRRELAFSGLTATNPEFSKVLGALQSGR, from the coding sequence TTGAAAATCCTAGTTGATGAAAATATCCCTGCAGCCGTGGCGTGTTTTTCGCAGTTTGGCGACGTCCAGCAGATAAGCGGTAGGCAGTTATCTAATACTGATATTGGCGATGCCGAGGTCCTTATTGTGCGCTCTGTCACCAAAGTCAACGAGGCGTTGCTGGCCGGAACGGGCGTTCAATTTGTGGGTTCGACGACCATAGGAACTGATCATCTCGATCTATCTTATCTTGGGTCTGCAGGGGTTCGAGTTTGCAATGCGCCGGGCTCAAATGCGGAGTCAGTGGTGGATTATGTGATGAGTGCGATTTGCCGAATCGATAATCTACTCGAGCGCTTATTAATGGGAGAGTCGGTAGGCATTGTTGGCTTCGGCAATGTCGGACAGCGCTTAGCTAGGCGCTTAGACGCGCTGGGGATAGCGTGGCGTGCATATGACCCTTTGCTGGATCCTGCGAGCTCTCCTGGTCTGACAAGCTTGAATGACGTTTTAAAGAGTAGTCTGCTCTGCCTGCATGCGCCCTTGACGCGCGACGGGCCTTATCCGAGCTACCACATGATCAACGCTGATCAGCTGGCTGCCATGCCCAAAGATGGCGTTTTGTTAAATGCCGGTCGGGGCGAGGTAATTGCCACCGAGGCTTTGTTGGCATTGCGCGATAAACGAGCGGATATCAGTTTGGTTCTTGATGTTTGGGAGGGCGAACCTGAATTCCCCGCAGCGCTGGCTTCATCTTGTCGTATTGCCACCCCGCATATTGCGGGTTACAGCGCAGATGGCAAACTGACGGGGCTAAAAATGGTCGCCGCTGAGCTGGCAGATTTTTTGGGCCTAAGTCTAAGTCCCTTCGCTATCCCCGCCAATATGGCCAAAGTAAAGCCAGTGAGTTGTGATGGTGCTAATGTCGCCGACTTTATTCGGCGAGCCGTGACCTCGGTCTATGACGTCGAGTCTGATGCCGCGCGCTTTCGGAGAATTATCGATGCGATAGACCGCGGTCAGCAGTTTGATCTATTACGCAAGAATTACCCCGTTCGTCGTGAATTAGCATTTAGCGGCCTCACTGCGACTAATCCTGAATTTTCTAAGGTACTTGGCGCCCTGCAAAGCGGGCGTTAA
- a CDS encoding ATP-NAD kinase family protein, with the protein MFKLGLVVNPLAGLGGPIAMKGSDGLDLSRVQDGDLGRSTARALRCLARIAACNVGGITVYGFSGPMSAQAIGSSDLKVAALPFVSVGNAANPSETTCSDTQNAALAILDRGVDVLLFVGGDGTARDICSAVGTKLPCLGVPAGVKMHSGVYAVSPESAADIILELVSGGLVELGEQEVRDIDEEAFRAGIVRAKYFGELLVPSIGGFLQHVKSGGREQEELVLADIADHIIEAMDPETLYIMGPGSTTAAVMAALGLENTLLGFDAVCDSTLRGRDLSASAITALIASHSGPVKAVITAIGGQGHILGRGNQQLTPAVIREIGRDNFIVIATKTKISQLHGRPLLVDSNDPSLDLEWQGYIQVVTGYRDVVMYRVSASGD; encoded by the coding sequence ATGTTTAAACTTGGCTTAGTAGTAAACCCGCTTGCCGGCCTAGGCGGGCCTATCGCTATGAAGGGTAGTGACGGCCTTGATTTAAGTCGTGTTCAAGACGGTGATCTTGGTCGATCTACTGCCCGCGCATTGCGGTGTTTAGCGCGAATTGCCGCGTGCAATGTTGGCGGTATTACCGTTTATGGTTTTTCAGGACCTATGTCTGCCCAGGCCATAGGTAGTTCCGATTTAAAGGTGGCGGCATTGCCGTTCGTATCCGTCGGCAATGCCGCCAACCCGAGTGAGACCACCTGTTCTGACACCCAAAATGCTGCCTTAGCGATCTTGGATAGGGGTGTGGATGTGCTGTTATTTGTTGGTGGCGATGGCACTGCCCGCGATATTTGCAGCGCAGTTGGGACTAAGCTGCCATGTTTAGGCGTGCCTGCGGGCGTCAAGATGCACTCAGGTGTGTATGCGGTAAGCCCAGAGAGCGCCGCAGATATTATCTTGGAGCTGGTTTCTGGGGGTTTGGTTGAACTCGGTGAGCAAGAAGTGCGCGATATTGATGAGGAGGCATTCCGAGCTGGGATCGTCCGAGCTAAGTATTTTGGCGAATTGTTGGTGCCCAGTATTGGTGGATTTTTACAGCATGTAAAATCTGGGGGGCGAGAGCAAGAAGAGCTGGTCTTGGCTGATATCGCGGACCACATTATTGAGGCCATGGATCCAGAAACTTTATACATCATGGGGCCGGGCAGTACCACTGCAGCTGTTATGGCGGCCTTGGGGCTGGAAAATACTCTGCTGGGTTTCGACGCAGTTTGTGATTCTACGCTGCGGGGTCGCGATCTGAGTGCGTCGGCGATAACGGCGCTTATCGCCAGCCATAGTGGCCCTGTAAAGGCGGTTATTACCGCAATTGGTGGTCAGGGGCATATTCTGGGTCGCGGGAATCAGCAATTAACACCCGCGGTAATTCGCGAGATCGGTCGAGATAATTTCATTGTTATTGCCACTAAAACCAAGATAAGCCAATTACATGGCCGTCCGCTGCTGGTTGATAGTAACGATCCGTCACTAGATCTTGAGTGGCAGGGGTATATTCAAGTTGTCACGGGCTACCGCGACGTGGTGATGTACCGAGTGAGTGCCAGCGGTGATTGA
- a CDS encoding class I SAM-dependent methyltransferase has protein sequence MIELNHFNNLTGFSGWALSPEKGAQRLFHGRGQCFPGYDFFTVDYFEPVLWIVLYREPDADFWGQFCAALELQFAGVCSAAIVQNRYDKTPSTYCLWGIIPRKLYAVEDANRFVLDLNNKQNIGYFMDMQPTRLWLSGRAAGQRILNLFSYTCAFSVAAEQAGAESILNIDTSWPALSQGRENHRLNPVLKSAKVKFLGHDILKSWGRLKKLGPFDIVVCDPPSRQEGSFNAFKDYRKLVRQFPALLPNGGDVLVCLNAPYLGQRFLEETMAAFCPSATFVSRLTGRPDFPEADSDAALKVLHYQL, from the coding sequence GTGATTGAGCTTAACCACTTCAACAACTTAACGGGTTTTTCTGGGTGGGCACTATCGCCAGAAAAAGGCGCTCAACGCTTGTTCCACGGTCGCGGACAGTGCTTTCCAGGCTATGATTTTTTTACCGTGGACTACTTTGAGCCAGTGTTGTGGATTGTGTTATATCGCGAGCCCGATGCGGATTTCTGGGGGCAATTTTGCGCGGCCCTGGAGCTTCAGTTTGCAGGCGTATGTAGTGCGGCTATAGTTCAGAATCGATATGATAAGACACCTTCAACGTATTGTTTATGGGGAATTATTCCTAGAAAATTATATGCCGTTGAAGACGCGAATAGGTTTGTGCTGGATTTAAACAACAAGCAAAATATTGGCTATTTTATGGATATGCAGCCCACTCGATTATGGCTCTCTGGGCGGGCGGCGGGGCAGCGGATTCTGAATTTATTTTCTTATACCTGCGCCTTTTCCGTGGCGGCCGAGCAGGCCGGTGCTGAGTCTATTCTCAATATCGACACCAGCTGGCCGGCGCTGTCTCAGGGGCGGGAAAACCATAGGCTCAATCCGGTATTGAAGTCGGCAAAAGTGAAGTTTCTTGGCCACGATATTTTAAAGTCGTGGGGGCGTCTCAAAAAGCTGGGACCCTTTGATATTGTGGTTTGTGATCCACCGTCAAGACAGGAAGGTAGTTTTAATGCCTTTAAAGATTATCGCAAGTTGGTCCGCCAGTTTCCGGCCCTATTGCCCAATGGGGGCGACGTACTAGTGTGCCTGAACGCGCCCTATTTGGGGCAGCGATTTTTAGAGGAGACTATGGCTGCGTTTTGTCCATCTGCCACATTTGTGTCGCGGCTTACCGGGCGACCGGATTTTCCTGAGGCGGATTCGGACGCTGCGCTAAAAGTGCTGCACTATCAACTTTGA
- a CDS encoding pyridoxal phosphate-dependent aminotransferase, giving the protein MGHHLKSKKLNNVCYEIRGPVLQRANELEEEGYRILKLNIGNPAAFGFNAPDEIIQDVIRMLPDSEGYSDSKGLYSARKAIMQECQKIGIPGVGVNDIYLGNGASELISMATQALLNQGDEVLIPAPDYPLWTAAVSLSGATPVHYLCDEDNGWQPSIEDIVGKITANTKAIVIINPNNPTGAVYSRDMLEQLVAIAEAHNLVVFADEIYSKILYDDAVHIPVGSLKADILCLTFNGLSKAYRLAGFRSGWLIVSGAKDRAGDYIEGLNILSSMRLCANVPAQHAVQTALGGYQSINELILPGGRLLEQRDLAYKMLNEIPGVSCTKPAGAIYMFPRLDPEMYPIHDDEQLVLDLLNQEKILLVQGSGFNWPQPDHLRIVFLPNKLDLADAIERFAEFLGAYRKQLAAKRLA; this is encoded by the coding sequence ATGGGCCATCATTTAAAATCGAAAAAACTCAATAACGTCTGCTACGAAATTCGCGGGCCCGTGCTTCAGCGCGCCAATGAACTCGAAGAAGAAGGCTACCGTATTCTCAAGCTGAATATTGGCAATCCCGCAGCGTTTGGGTTTAATGCCCCCGACGAAATCATTCAAGACGTGATTAGAATGCTGCCCGACAGCGAGGGCTATAGCGATTCTAAGGGTCTTTACAGTGCTCGTAAGGCCATCATGCAAGAGTGCCAAAAGATCGGCATTCCCGGTGTCGGCGTCAATGATATTTATCTTGGCAATGGCGCCAGCGAGCTGATTAGCATGGCGACTCAGGCCCTGCTTAACCAAGGCGACGAAGTCCTTATTCCGGCGCCAGATTACCCGCTCTGGACTGCGGCAGTATCGCTGTCTGGTGCGACTCCGGTGCACTACCTCTGTGACGAAGATAATGGCTGGCAGCCGTCTATCGAAGATATTGTTGGTAAAATCACTGCAAATACTAAAGCGATAGTCATTATAAACCCCAACAACCCAACGGGCGCTGTCTACAGCCGTGACATGCTAGAGCAACTGGTTGCGATCGCAGAAGCGCACAACTTAGTTGTTTTTGCCGACGAAATTTACAGCAAAATCCTCTATGACGACGCGGTTCATATCCCCGTAGGCAGCCTAAAGGCAGATATTCTTTGCTTAACGTTTAATGGTTTATCAAAAGCGTATCGACTTGCGGGCTTCCGCAGCGGCTGGCTAATCGTTTCCGGCGCCAAAGATCGCGCCGGCGACTATATCGAGGGACTTAATATCCTCTCGTCTATGCGGCTATGCGCCAACGTGCCGGCGCAACACGCAGTACAGACCGCGCTCGGCGGCTACCAAAGCATCAATGAGCTAATTCTGCCTGGTGGACGCCTGCTAGAGCAGCGCGATCTAGCGTATAAGATGCTCAATGAGATCCCCGGCGTAAGCTGCACCAAACCGGCAGGGGCGATTTATATGTTCCCGCGCCTAGACCCCGAGATGTACCCGATACATGATGACGAGCAACTGGTATTAGACTTACTGAATCAGGAAAAAATACTGCTAGTCCAAGGCAGTGGTTTTAATTGGCCCCAGCCAGACCATCTTAGGATTGTATTTTTGCCAAACAAGCTGGATCTTGCCGACGCGATCGAGCGCTTTGCCGAGTTTCTAGGCGCCTACCGCAAGCAGCTTGCAGCAAAAAGGCTAGCCTAA
- the msrB gene encoding peptide-methionine (R)-S-oxide reductase MsrB: MEKLVKSEQEWRAHLTEDEFYVCRQKGTERAFTGEYCDEKAVGSYVCRCCGQALFESETKYDSGSGWPSFYSPVAEEAVGVNRDVSHGMVREEVVCARCDAHLGHVFPDGPQPTGLRYCINSLSLRLDDSTE, from the coding sequence ATGGAAAAATTAGTGAAATCTGAACAGGAATGGCGCGCACATCTTACTGAAGATGAGTTTTATGTGTGCCGTCAAAAGGGGACTGAGCGCGCATTTACTGGTGAGTATTGCGACGAAAAAGCGGTGGGCAGCTATGTCTGTCGCTGTTGTGGTCAGGCGCTATTTGAATCTGAAACTAAGTATGACTCCGGATCTGGTTGGCCTAGCTTTTATAGTCCGGTTGCCGAGGAGGCTGTGGGTGTTAATCGCGACGTCAGTCATGGCATGGTTCGCGAAGAGGTTGTATGCGCTCGATGTGATGCCCATCTAGGCCATGTCTTCCCAGATGGTCCTCAGCCAACGGGATTGCGCTACTGTATTAACTCACTTTCGCTGCGACTTGATGATTCAACTGAGTGA
- a CDS encoding PA2817 family protein, giving the protein MTTRLDYYRQLNTALNELCVKMVYQHPTHSEESNKELLDLFVELERSFDSNGDYALIGQQIITRIISHYPDITPQIHRDLLWFYGGDCLHFLGDEEIQKYQDLEERYYELNNNDDSTCYRNLRAQAFNMH; this is encoded by the coding sequence GTGACAACGCGATTAGATTACTACCGCCAACTAAATACCGCACTTAACGAACTATGCGTAAAGATGGTCTATCAACACCCCACGCACAGCGAGGAAAGCAATAAAGAATTATTGGATTTGTTCGTAGAGCTAGAGCGTAGCTTCGATAGCAATGGTGATTATGCCCTTATAGGCCAACAAATTATTACCCGTATAATCAGCCACTACCCAGACATTACCCCTCAAATTCACCGCGACTTGCTTTGGTTCTACGGCGGCGATTGCCTGCATTTCTTAGGCGATGAAGAGATACAAAAATACCAGGACCTAGAAGAACGTTACTACGAGCTCAACAATAATGATGACAGTACCTGCTACCGCAACCTTAGAGCTCAGGCGTTTAATATGCATTAA
- a CDS encoding ABC transporter ATP-binding protein: MAIALQIKGLRKVYDNGFEALKGIDLEVNEGDFFALLGPNGAGKSTTIGIVSSLVKKTAGDVFVFGHSIQSDLAAAKREIGVVPQEFNFSNFETVWDIVVNQAGYYGLNRAIAGERAEKYLKKLGLWDKRKVASRMLSGGMKRRLMIARALVHEPRLLILDEPTAGVDIELRRSMWEFLTEINRSGTTIILTTHYLEEAESLCRHIAIIDDGQIVENTSMKALLKQLHKEVFILDTRDVISPDIEIEGFEVRYVDEHMMELVLKKGTSLNEVFAALNKQGLVITSMRNKSNRLEELFVALLAPK; encoded by the coding sequence ATGGCAATTGCCCTGCAAATTAAAGGCTTGCGTAAAGTCTATGACAATGGCTTTGAAGCACTTAAAGGGATTGATCTCGAAGTAAACGAAGGTGATTTTTTTGCGCTACTTGGCCCTAACGGTGCCGGAAAGTCGACTACGATTGGGATTGTGTCGTCGCTGGTAAAAAAGACGGCGGGTGATGTCTTTGTTTTTGGCCATTCTATTCAATCGGATTTGGCGGCGGCGAAACGCGAGATCGGTGTGGTGCCCCAAGAGTTTAATTTCTCTAATTTTGAAACCGTATGGGATATCGTCGTAAACCAAGCAGGCTATTATGGTTTAAATAGGGCTATTGCCGGAGAAAGGGCTGAAAAGTACCTTAAGAAGCTCGGTTTGTGGGATAAGCGTAAAGTCGCATCACGTATGTTGTCAGGCGGCATGAAAAGGCGCTTGATGATTGCTCGCGCTCTTGTCCACGAGCCACGGTTATTAATTCTTGATGAGCCAACGGCGGGTGTGGATATCGAGTTGCGGCGCTCAATGTGGGAATTTTTGACTGAAATTAATCGCAGCGGCACAACCATTATTCTCACTACCCATTACCTTGAGGAAGCGGAGAGTTTATGTCGTCATATCGCCATTATTGATGACGGTCAGATTGTTGAAAACACCAGTATGAAGGCCTTGCTAAAACAGCTCCATAAAGAAGTCTTTATTCTTGATACCCGGGATGTGATTTCACCTGATATAGAGATAGAGGGGTTTGAGGTCCGCTACGTCGACGAACATATGATGGAATTGGTGTTGAAAAAGGGCACCTCATTAAACGAGGTGTTTGCCGCCCTAAATAAGCAGGGCTTGGTGATTACCAGTATGCGCAATAAATCCAATCGCTTGGAAGAGTTATTTGTGGCCTTGCTAGCGCCAAAGTAA
- a CDS encoding ABC transporter permease, whose protein sequence is MTLAEQWVAFYTIVRKEIRRFLRIWMQTLLPPAITMSLYFVIFGALIGSRIGQMGGFSYMEFVVPGLIMMSVITNAYSNVVSSFFGAKFQRFVEEILVSPMSNNTVLWGFVLGGVARGLLVGLIVTMLSMFFTSLHIQHVWITIAIVLMTSIMFSLAGFINAVFANNFDDVSIVPVFVLTPLTYLGGVFYSIDLLPDFWAGVSRLNPMLYIVNAFRYGVLGVSDVNVTTAFLMVGGFTLAAYAYCIHLLSSGTRLRQ, encoded by the coding sequence ATGACATTAGCAGAGCAGTGGGTTGCCTTTTACACCATTGTCCGCAAAGAAATTCGACGTTTTCTTCGTATATGGATGCAGACCTTATTGCCGCCTGCCATTACGATGTCGTTGTATTTTGTGATCTTTGGCGCCCTGATAGGCTCGCGTATCGGCCAGATGGGCGGCTTTTCCTATATGGAATTTGTGGTGCCGGGCCTAATTATGATGTCGGTAATCACTAATGCCTATTCCAACGTGGTGTCCTCGTTTTTTGGCGCCAAATTTCAGCGCTTTGTGGAAGAGATATTGGTGTCGCCAATGTCGAATAACACCGTGTTATGGGGGTTTGTGCTTGGTGGAGTTGCCCGAGGTCTACTCGTTGGATTGATTGTAACGATGTTGTCGATGTTTTTTACCAGCCTACATATTCAGCATGTATGGATAACAATCGCCATTGTTTTGATGACCTCGATTATGTTCTCGTTGGCTGGTTTTATTAATGCCGTATTTGCGAATAACTTTGATGATGTATCCATTGTGCCGGTCTTTGTATTAACGCCGCTCACGTATCTTGGTGGGGTTTTTTATTCGATCGATTTATTACCCGATTTTTGGGCGGGGGTATCGCGTCTAAATCCCATGTTGTACATCGTCAACGCCTTTCGCTATGGGGTGCTAGGTGTGTCTGATGTTAATGTCACTACCGCATTTTTGATGGTTGGTGGTTTTACCTTGGCGGCATACGCTTACTGTATACATCTTTTGTCTAGCGGCACGCGCTTGCGTCAGTAG
- the queF gene encoding NADPH-dependent 7-cyano-7-deazaguanine reductase QueF (Catalyzes the NADPH-dependent reduction of 7-cyano-7-deazaguanine (preQ0) to 7-aminomethyl-7-deazaguanine (preQ1) in queuosine biosynthesis), translating to MTKNSGHGPLGEKVSYPDQYDPSCLHAIARQEGRDGLGIAATSALPFSGLDIWNAYELSWLSKSGKPKVACAEFRFPADSPNIIESKSFKLYLNSFNQSRIDDAETVRQTLASDLALASGANVEVAVYTPTHWAQAYRVAEPEGECLDELDISPTVYAPMAELLTLESDELVSEVLYSHLLRSRCPVTSQPDWARVDIRYRGPKINREQLLAYIISFREHDEFHEHCVERMFSDISKYCQPQSLTVYARYTRRGGLDINPWRSSDDSLIPSNDRDVRQ from the coding sequence GTGACCAAGAACAGTGGCCATGGGCCTCTAGGTGAAAAAGTCAGCTATCCCGATCAATACGATCCTTCGTGTTTGCATGCCATTGCAAGACAGGAGGGGCGTGATGGCTTGGGGATAGCCGCGACATCGGCTCTGCCGTTTAGTGGCCTAGATATCTGGAATGCCTACGAATTATCTTGGTTGAGTAAATCTGGCAAGCCTAAAGTAGCCTGCGCGGAATTCCGTTTTCCCGCTGATAGCCCTAATATCATCGAGTCAAAATCCTTCAAATTGTATTTAAATTCCTTTAACCAGTCGCGTATTGACGATGCTGAGACTGTTAGGCAAACCCTTGCAAGCGATCTGGCACTGGCAAGCGGCGCGAATGTTGAGGTTGCCGTTTATACCCCAACACATTGGGCTCAGGCCTATCGGGTCGCTGAACCCGAGGGTGAGTGTTTAGATGAGCTGGATATCAGCCCGACCGTTTATGCTCCGATGGCGGAATTACTGACTTTGGAAAGTGACGAGCTTGTTAGCGAAGTACTGTACAGCCATTTATTACGTTCACGATGCCCGGTAACCTCACAGCCAGATTGGGCGCGTGTGGATATTCGATATCGAGGGCCAAAGATCAACCGTGAGCAATTACTGGCCTATATTATCTCGTTTAGAGAGCACGACGAGTTTCATGAGCACTGTGTTGAACGGATGTTTAGCGATATTAGCAAATACTGCCAGCCGCAATCATTAACGGTTTATGCCCGTTATACCCGCAGAGGCGGTTTGGATATTAATCCTTGGCGTAGCAGTGACGACTCGCTTATTCCCTCCAATGACCGTGACGTGCGTCAATAA
- a CDS encoding dUTP diphosphatase, protein MLDLQNRMNSKVHSDWMNQGNAWYRAVWIECGELMDHYGYKWWKKQQPDLAQVQLEVVDIWHFGMSALFKKGVNIETLADDILVSLEGHIGAGLGVLEATEALAEYCLRTKGFSVPLFWDLITAAELSFDDLYKQYVGKNVLNFFRQDHGYKDGSYIKIWLGQEDNVHLVDILASADIQSLNFADDVYQGLAARYPV, encoded by the coding sequence ATGCTGGATCTGCAGAACCGTATGAATAGCAAAGTCCATAGCGATTGGATGAATCAAGGCAATGCCTGGTATCGCGCGGTTTGGATTGAGTGTGGCGAGCTTATGGATCACTACGGCTACAAGTGGTGGAAAAAGCAACAACCAGATTTGGCGCAGGTTCAGCTCGAAGTTGTCGATATATGGCACTTCGGCATGAGCGCCTTATTTAAAAAGGGCGTTAATATTGAGACGCTGGCGGATGACATACTCGTCTCTCTTGAGGGCCATATCGGGGCAGGGTTAGGCGTATTAGAAGCCACCGAGGCTTTGGCTGAATATTGTTTGCGGACTAAGGGGTTTTCGGTGCCCTTATTCTGGGACCTGATAACAGCGGCCGAACTCAGTTTTGACGACCTTTATAAACAGTACGTTGGTAAGAATGTGTTGAATTTCTTCCGCCAAGACCATGGCTATAAAGACGGCAGTTATATAAAAATATGGCTGGGCCAGGAGGACAATGTTCACTTGGTTGATATTTTAGCCAGCGCGGACATCCAATCGCTCAACTTTGCCGATGATGTTTACCAAGGTCTAGCCGCAAGATATCCAGTGTAG
- a CDS encoding 4a-hydroxytetrahydrobiopterin dehydratase — MTVKLTDVEISNALEQLQDWELTDGKLCCVLEFDDFISAFSFMTRVAIRAEKIDHHPEWSNVYKTVSIALTTHDAGGLTAKDLALAEAIKIEFGR, encoded by the coding sequence ATGACAGTGAAGCTAACCGATGTAGAAATTAGCAATGCACTTGAGCAGTTGCAGGATTGGGAGCTGACAGACGGAAAATTATGCTGCGTGCTTGAGTTTGACGACTTTATCAGCGCCTTCTCTTTTATGACTCGGGTGGCAATTCGAGCTGAAAAAATTGATCATCACCCCGAATGGAGTAATGTTTATAAAACGGTGTCTATTGCCTTAACCACTCATGATGCTGGAGGGCTTACCGCTAAAGATCTAGCTTTAGCAGAGGCCATAAAAATCGAGTTCGGCCGTTAA